The following proteins are encoded in a genomic region of Corylus avellana chromosome ca4, CavTom2PMs-1.0:
- the LOC132178663 gene encoding uncharacterized protein LOC132178663, whose translation MGTVPSTPRRSGSARPQDTAEYLIGTFVGEKSFPISSDFWHKLLELPLNLNWPSHRVRGACELFAQNNQYTKHLAKILIHLSWCLQECVSASGAPSNVYEKAVNAVYISSVFLKHLIENAKNDDIEELYLSLDEKEPIPKDFIQDENIENLVVRSVLSFISSVDVSPNTYFLHLELLNFMLIAMSTQLLCGPSPGPKDVNPFIDAAMVQDGSLVSLVVRKLLLNYISQPPFKSATYSIFYEGSQPSVLQRVGSAAANFVLLPLSYLGSSRGEGSRSPLADCSLLVLLVLIHYHKCVVSNESVTERIVDSATSDSLLKENTHFSDNPYCKALENATDFEFDRIDVEGNAHIGPVVRLPFAALFDTLGMCLADEAAVLLLYSLLQGNSDFLEYVLVRTDLDTLLMPILEALYDAPRRTANQIYMLLIILLILSQDSSFNASIHKLILPGVSWYKERLLQQTSLGSLMVIILIRTVQYNLSKLRDVYLHTTCLATLANLAPHVHRLSSYASQRLVSLFFMLSRKYNKLAELRDNKVHIAKGDSINSLSDDMSTELHIYTDFLRLVLEILNAILTYALPRNPEVVYAIMHRQEVFQPFKNHPRFNELLENIYTVLDFFNSRMDAQSTDGEWSVEKVLQLIIINCRSWRGEGMKMFTQLRFTYEQESHPEEFFIPYVWQLVLSHCGFGFNSEVINLFPVDPPVEKQENEEVVSSKYQNGELSMHGLLLDP comes from the exons ATGGGAACCGTGCCTTCAACGCCTAGAAGGAGCGGCAGCGCGCGGCCGCAGGACACGGCGGAGTACCTGATCGGGACCTTCGTCGGCGAGAAATCGTTCCCTATCTCCTCCGATTTCTGGCACAAACTCCTCGAGCTCCCTCTCAACCTTAACTGGCCCTCGCACCGTGTTCGGGGGGCCTGCGAGCTCTTCG CACAAAACAACCAATACACGAAGCATCTTGCAAAGATTTTGATCCACCTTTCTTGGTGTTTGCAAGAGTGTGTTTCGGCTTCCGGTGCTCCGTCCAATGTTTACGAAAAGGCTGTTAATGCCGTCTACATCTCATCTGTTTTCTTGAAGCACTTGATCGAAAATGCCAAAAACGATGACATTGAGGAGTTATATCTGTCCCTGGATGAAAAAGAACCTATTCCAAAGGATTTTATTCAAG ATGAAAACATCGAGAATCTTGTTGTGCGTAGTGTGCTTAGCTTTATCAGCTCAGTAGATGTGAG TCCCAACACGTATTTCCTACACTTGGAGCTGCTTAATTTCATGCTGATTGCAATGTCGACTCAGCTTCTTTGTGGGCCATCTCCGGGACCAAAAGATGTGAACCCATTTATTGATGCAGCAATGGTTCAG GATGGCTCTTTGGTTAGTTTGGTTGTGCGAAAACTTCTGCTCAATTACATCTCTCAACCTCCCTTCAAAAGTGCAACTTATTCCATATTTTATGAAGGAAGTCAGCCTAGTGTTCTTCAAAGAGTCGGTTCTGCAGCTG CCAATTTTGTCTTATTGCCATTGAGTTATTTGGGCAGTTCAAGAGGTGAAGGTTCAAGAAGTCCATTGGCGGACTGCAGTCTCCTTGTGCTtcttgttctcattcattatCATAAATGTGTTGTGAGCAACGAGTCCGTGACAGAGAGAATTGTTGATAGTGCTACTTCAGATTCTCTTCTGAAAGAAAATACACATTTTTCTGACAACCCTTACTGCAAGGCTTTGGAAAATGCCACGGATTTTGAAT TTGACCGTATAGATGTTGAGGGGAATGCACATATTGGTCCTGTAGTGAGGTTACCTTTTGCTGCTCTGTTCGATACTCTGGGCAT GTGCTTGGCTGATGAGGCTGCTGTCCTTTTGCTTTATTCATTACTGCAGGGGAACTCAGACTTTTTGGAGTATGTCTTGGTGCGGACTGATTTGGATACATTG TTGATGCCCATTTTGGAAGCTCTATATGATGCACCTAGGAGGACAGCTAATCAAATCTACATGTTGCTGATTATACTTCTGATACTAAGTCAGGATTCTTCATTTAATGCAAGCATTCATAAGTTG ATTCTGCCTGGTGTCTCATGGTACAAAGAACGCCTCCTTCAGCAGACATCTCTTGGTTCCCTGATGGTCATTATTCTCATAAGGACTGTGCAATATAATCTGTCTAAGTTGCGG GATGTTTATCTCCATACAACTTGTCTAGCAACATTGGCAAACCTGGCACCTCATGTCCACCGTTTGAGTTCATATGCATCACAGAGGCTGGTCAGCCTTTTCTTTATGCTCTCGCGCAA GTATAACAAATTAGCAGAGCTACGAGATAATAAGGTGCATATAGCCAAAGGCGACTCAATAAACTCTCTTTCAGATGATATG TCGACAGAGTTACATATATATACGGATTTCCTGAGACTTGTTCTTGAAattttaaatgcaattttgaCTTATGCCTTGCCAAGGAATCCTGAG GTCGTATATGCTATAATGCACAGGCAGGAGGTCTTTCAGCCATTCAAGAATCATCCACGCTTCAACGAGCTGCTTGAAAACATTTATACT gtattagatttttttaatagtcGCATGGATGCCCAAAGTACAGATGGTGAATGGTCAGTAGAGAAAGTACTACAACTCATAATTATTAACTGCCGATCTTGGCGGGGTGAGGGAATGAAG ATGTTCACGCAATTACGCTTCACTTATGAACAAGAGAGTCATCCGGAAGAGTTCTTTATTCCTTACGTGTGGCAGCTAGTTTTATCCCATTG TGGATTCGGCTTCAATTCAGAAGTCATAAATTTGTTTCCAGTTGATCCACCTGTAGAA AagcaagaaaatgaagaagtgGTAAGTAGTAAGTACCAAAATGGAGAGTTGAGCATGCACGGACTTCTCCTTGATCCGTAG
- the LOC132178665 gene encoding early light-induced protein, chloroplastic-like isoform X2 yields MMITSAAMQSYLATPVTRLATGSRVNQFLPSTYVRRLPRNATVRVRSMAEEDKQEQPTPVAATPPPIPQAPLKPKVSTKFSDVLAFSGPAPERINGRLAMVGFVAAMAVELSRGQDVFTQISNGGIPWFVGTTILLSFASLIPLFKGVSVESKSKGFMTSDAEMWNGRFAMLGLVALAFTEYVKGGTLV; encoded by the exons ATGATGATTACTTCGGCTGCAATGCAATCCTACTTGGCCACCCCTGTGACCCGTTTGGCCACTGGGTCTAGGGTGAACCAGTTTCTTCCCAGTACTTATGTGCGACGTTTGCCTAGGAATGCTACCGTGCGTGTGCGGTCCATGGCAGAG GAAGACAAGCAAGAGCAGCCAACACCTGTTGCGGCTACTCCACCACCGATACCACAGGCGCCACTTAAACCTAAG GTGAGCACGAAGTTCTCTGACGTGTTGGCATTCAGTGGGCCCGCACCGGAGAGGATCAACGGCAGGCTAGCCATGGTTGGCTTCGTTGCAGCAATGGCGGTAGAGCTATCCAGGGGCCAGGACGTGTTTACTCAGATATCTAACGGCGGGATCCCATGGTTCGTAGGAACCACCATTCTGCTATCATTTGCATCTCTGATTCCTTTGTTCAAAGGGGTGAGCGTGGAGTCCAAGTCAAAAGGGTTTATGACTTCAGATGCTGAGATGTGGAATGGGAGGTTTGCCATGTTGGGTTTGGTTGCACTCGCTTTCACCGAGTATGTGAAGGGTGGAACCCTTGTGTAG
- the LOC132178665 gene encoding early light-induced protein, chloroplastic-like isoform X1, with product MMITSAAMQSYLATPVTRLATGSRVNQFLPSTYVRRLPRNATVRVRSMAEEDKQEQPTPVAATPPPIPQAPLKPKQVSTKFSDVLAFSGPAPERINGRLAMVGFVAAMAVELSRGQDVFTQISNGGIPWFVGTTILLSFASLIPLFKGVSVESKSKGFMTSDAEMWNGRFAMLGLVALAFTEYVKGGTLV from the exons ATGATGATTACTTCGGCTGCAATGCAATCCTACTTGGCCACCCCTGTGACCCGTTTGGCCACTGGGTCTAGGGTGAACCAGTTTCTTCCCAGTACTTATGTGCGACGTTTGCCTAGGAATGCTACCGTGCGTGTGCGGTCCATGGCAGAG GAAGACAAGCAAGAGCAGCCAACACCTGTTGCGGCTACTCCACCACCGATACCACAGGCGCCACTTAAACCTAAG CAGGTGAGCACGAAGTTCTCTGACGTGTTGGCATTCAGTGGGCCCGCACCGGAGAGGATCAACGGCAGGCTAGCCATGGTTGGCTTCGTTGCAGCAATGGCGGTAGAGCTATCCAGGGGCCAGGACGTGTTTACTCAGATATCTAACGGCGGGATCCCATGGTTCGTAGGAACCACCATTCTGCTATCATTTGCATCTCTGATTCCTTTGTTCAAAGGGGTGAGCGTGGAGTCCAAGTCAAAAGGGTTTATGACTTCAGATGCTGAGATGTGGAATGGGAGGTTTGCCATGTTGGGTTTGGTTGCACTCGCTTTCACCGAGTATGTGAAGGGTGGAACCCTTGTGTAG